CCCGCGACAGCGCCGCACCCGGGTTGGCCTTGAGTTCTTCCGGGCTGCACTTGGGCGAGGTGAAGGGGTGGTGCATGGCGGTCAGGCTGCCGTCGTCGTTTTCCTCGAACATCGGGAAGTCGACGACCCACAGCGGCGCCCATTCGCAGGTAAGCAGATTCAGGTCATGACCGAGCTTGATACGCAGCGCGCCCAGTGCTTCGGACACGATCTTGGCCTTGTCGGCGCCGAAGAACACGATGTCGCCGTCGACCGCACCGACGCGGTCGAGGATGACGTTGATGTTGTCCAGCGGGATGTTCTTGACGATCGGCGACTGCAAGCCTTCGACGCCAGCGGCGCGCTCGTTGACCTTGATGTAGGCCAGACCCTTGGCACCGTAGATGCCGACGAACTTGGTGTAGTCGTCGATCTGCTTGCGCGGCATGCTCGCCCCGCCCGGAACGCGCAGCGCGGTGACGCGGCATTTCGGATCGTTGGCCGGGCCCGCGAAGACCTTGAATTCCACGTCCTTGAGCTGGTCTTCAACGTCCACCAGCTCCAGCGGAATACGCAGATCCGGCTTGTCCGAACCGAAACGGCGCATGGCTTCGGCCAGGGTCATGTGCGGCAGTTCGCCGAACTCGACGTCCAGCACTTCCTTGAACAGGTTGCGCACCATGGTCTCGGTGATGTCCATGATGTCCTTTTCATCGAGGAAGCTGGTCTCGATGTCGATCTGGGTGAATTCCGGCTGGCGGTCGGCCCGCAGGTCTTCGTCACGGAAGCACTTGGCGATCTGGTAGTAGCGGTCGAAGCCGGCCACCATCAGCAGTTGCTTGAACAACTGCGGCGACTGCGGCAGGGCGAAGAAGCTGCCGGCATGGGTGCGGCTCGGCACCAGGTAATCACGCGCACCTTCCGGGGTGGCGCGGGTCAGGATCGGCGTTTCCACATCGAGGAAGCCGTTGTCGTCCAGGTAGCGGCGAATGCTCGAGGTGATGCGCGAACGCAGCTTGAGCTTCTCGGCCATTTCCGGGCGACGCAGGTCGATGAAGCGGTAGCGCAGGCGGGTTTCCTCGCCGACGTCGGTGTACTCGTTGAGCGGGAACGGCGGGGTTTCCGCCTCGTTGAGCACGTCCAGCTCGTAGCCCAGCACCTCGATGGCACCGGACGCCATGTTCGGGTTCACCGCACCGGCCGGGCGCAGGCGTACCTTGCCGGTGATCTTGACCACGTACTCACTGCGCACGCGGTCGGCCTTGGCGAAGGTCTCGGCACGATCCGGGTCGAACACCACCTGGGCCAGGCCTTCACGATCACGGATATCGAGGAAGATCACCCCACCATGGTCACGGCGACGGTGTACCCAGCCGCAAAGGGTGATTTCCTGGCCATCCAGGCTCTCGTTCAACTGGCCGCAATAGTGGCTGCGCATCATGATCGTGGTTCGCTTCTCTAATTAGGTCTTGGACAGGTCAGGTCTTGCCCTGCGCACTCAGGCCAGGAGCAACGCCGGCCACACGCCTTGGCGCACACCCGGCTTTGACAAAGGGCGGGATTATATCGCCTAAATTGACAGGACGCAGCCGCCAGTGCAGCACACCGCGACAGATCGACCGGAGCCAGGCGCAACATAGCCACCCTCGATGAGCAGCCAAAGGCATGCGGGCAATGAACTCCAGACCATCGATAGCCTCTAAGCATGCACTCGATTGATACAAGCCCAAACCGGCTCGCCCGCCCTCCGTGATAGGCTTGCCCCATTAACTGAGGCAAGACATCCCGAGCCATACCACAGGAGAAGAGAATGGACATCAACATCGGAATCGCCGAACAGGATCGTGCCGCCATCGCCGAGGGTCTCTCGCGCCTGCTGGCCGACACCTACACGCTGTACCTGAAGACCCACAATTTCCACTGGAACGTCACCGGCCCGATGTTCAACACCCTGCACCTGATGTTCGAGGGGCAGTACACCGAGTTGGCGCTGGCGGTGGACGCCATCGCCGAGCGTATCCGGGCACTGGGCTTCCCGGCGCCAGGCACTTATGCCGCCTACGCCCGCCTGTCCTCGATCAAGGAAGAGGAAGGCGTACCGAGCGCCGAGGGCATGATCAAGCAACTGGTCGAAGGCCAGGAGGCCGTGGTGCGTACCGCTCGCGGGATCTTCCCGCTGCTGGACAAGGTCAGCGACGAACCCACTGCCGACCTGCTGACCCAGCGCATGCAGGTGCACGAGAAGACCGCCTGGATGCTGCGCAGCCTGCTGGCGGTATGAGTTTCTACAAGGCCTGGCTCGCC
The genomic region above belongs to Pseudomonas sp. GOM7 and contains:
- the aspS gene encoding aspartate--tRNA ligase, which translates into the protein MMRSHYCGQLNESLDGQEITLCGWVHRRRDHGGVIFLDIRDREGLAQVVFDPDRAETFAKADRVRSEYVVKITGKVRLRPAGAVNPNMASGAIEVLGYELDVLNEAETPPFPLNEYTDVGEETRLRYRFIDLRRPEMAEKLKLRSRITSSIRRYLDDNGFLDVETPILTRATPEGARDYLVPSRTHAGSFFALPQSPQLFKQLLMVAGFDRYYQIAKCFRDEDLRADRQPEFTQIDIETSFLDEKDIMDITETMVRNLFKEVLDVEFGELPHMTLAEAMRRFGSDKPDLRIPLELVDVEDQLKDVEFKVFAGPANDPKCRVTALRVPGGASMPRKQIDDYTKFVGIYGAKGLAYIKVNERAAGVEGLQSPIVKNIPLDNINVILDRVGAVDGDIVFFGADKAKIVSEALGALRIKLGHDLNLLTCEWAPLWVVDFPMFEENDDGSLTAMHHPFTSPKCSPEELKANPGAALSRAYDMVLNGTELGGGSIRIHDKKMQQAVFEVLGISEAEQEEKFGFLLDALKFGAPPHGGLAFGLDRLVMLMTGAQSIREVIAFPKTQSAACVMTQAPGVVDAKSLRELHIRLREQAKAE
- a CDS encoding Dps family protein produces the protein MDINIGIAEQDRAAIAEGLSRLLADTYTLYLKTHNFHWNVTGPMFNTLHLMFEGQYTELALAVDAIAERIRALGFPAPGTYAAYARLSSIKEEEGVPSAEGMIKQLVEGQEAVVRTARGIFPLLDKVSDEPTADLLTQRMQVHEKTAWMLRSLLAV